The following coding sequences lie in one Vicinamibacterales bacterium genomic window:
- a CDS encoding sodium:solute symporter family protein — protein MRPAAVAVAALYAAFLAVGWRAARRARDGSAADFLVAGRAMPLWVAALTMTATWVDGGYLLGTTEGTYRSSIQLGVQGGLCFGLSLVIGGLWFARPMRRHGFTTLIDPLDARFGARWAAVLFLPALAAELFWSAELLVAIGATLGVLLEQPIVTTILLSAVVTTAYTMLGGMWSVAYTDVVQLGLVALGLALALPFVLDGAGGLGHVWSAYLSARPEGGALVPPWTPQTALWGGAAVSGWWHTSLMLVLGGIPWNCYFQRVLSCRTPDDAARHSIAAGLLTMGLTVPPLLMGMGAFAYPWPADVLARLQSAPADAMPILFARAVPPAVGVLGLAAIIGAVTSSFSSSILSAGAMLSWNCVRRLVWPALPFERMRRIVRVSILLFGALAAALALRVQSVQALWFFTSDLVFVLLFPQLVAALFDPRANRTGSVTAFVVSAALRLGGGEPLLGLPAALPYPDDFPFRTLAAAVGLVLLPLVSRATGRLDPPRPLADPAGALTGAGESRPA, from the coding sequence ATGCGCCCCGCCGCCGTCGCCGTCGCCGCGTTGTACGCCGCGTTCCTGGCCGTCGGCTGGCGCGCGGCGCGAAGAGCGCGCGACGGATCGGCCGCCGACTTCCTCGTGGCCGGCCGTGCGATGCCGCTCTGGGTGGCGGCGCTGACGATGACGGCCACCTGGGTGGACGGGGGCTACCTGCTCGGTACCACGGAGGGCACGTATCGCTCGTCGATCCAGCTCGGCGTGCAAGGCGGCCTGTGTTTCGGGCTGAGCCTGGTCATCGGCGGCCTGTGGTTCGCCCGCCCGATGCGCCGCCACGGCTTCACGACCCTCATCGATCCGCTGGACGCGCGGTTCGGCGCGCGCTGGGCGGCCGTGCTCTTCCTGCCGGCGCTGGCCGCCGAGCTCTTCTGGAGCGCCGAGCTGCTGGTGGCCATCGGCGCGACGCTCGGGGTGCTGCTGGAACAGCCGATCGTGACCACGATCCTCCTGTCGGCGGTCGTGACCACGGCGTACACGATGCTCGGCGGCATGTGGTCGGTGGCCTACACCGACGTCGTGCAGCTCGGACTGGTGGCCCTCGGCCTCGCGCTGGCCCTGCCCTTCGTGCTCGACGGCGCCGGCGGCCTGGGGCACGTGTGGTCCGCCTACCTCTCCGCCCGGCCCGAGGGCGGCGCGCTGGTGCCGCCGTGGACCCCGCAGACGGCGCTCTGGGGCGGCGCGGCCGTGAGCGGGTGGTGGCACACGTCGCTGATGCTGGTGCTCGGGGGCATCCCCTGGAACTGCTACTTCCAGCGCGTGCTCTCCTGCCGCACGCCCGATGACGCCGCGCGGCACTCGATCGCCGCCGGGCTCCTCACGATGGGTCTCACGGTACCGCCGCTCCTGATGGGCATGGGGGCCTTCGCCTATCCGTGGCCGGCCGACGTCCTCGCCCGCCTCCAGTCCGCGCCCGCCGACGCCATGCCGATCCTGTTCGCGCGCGCGGTGCCCCCGGCCGTCGGCGTGCTGGGCCTGGCCGCCATCATCGGCGCGGTGACGTCGAGCTTCAGCTCGTCGATCCTCTCGGCCGGCGCGATGCTGAGCTGGAACTGCGTCCGGCGCCTCGTCTGGCCGGCGCTGCCGTTCGAGCGGATGCGGCGGATCGTGCGGGTGTCGATCCTCCTCTTCGGCGCGCTGGCCGCGGCGCTGGCGCTCCGCGTGCAGAGCGTGCAGGCGCTCTGGTTCTTCACGAGCGACCTGGTGTTCGTGCTGCTCTTCCCGCAGCTGGTCGCCGCGCTCTTCGATCCCCGCGCGAACCGGACGGGCTCCGTCACGGCCTTCGTCGTCTCGGCGGCGCTCAGGCTGGGCGGGGGCGAGCCGCTGCTCGGACTCCCCGCGGCGCTGCCGTACCCGGACGACTTTCCGTTCCGGACGCTGGCTGCGGCCGTGGGCCTGGTCCTGCTGCCCCTGGTGTCGCGCGCCACCGGGCGCCTCGATCCGCCACGCCCGCTCGCGGATCCGGCCGGCGCGCTCACGGGCGCGGGCGAATCGCGCCCGGCCTGA
- a CDS encoding cytochrome P450, whose product MADDTHANILDPDVYVGGVPHATFARLRDEDPVSWWPEADGPGLWAVTRYDDVVAVSHQAQTFSSARGIRLEDMRPDELAARRTLMELDPPEHTTLRKLVQRPFSYREVATYETALRLMTRALIDEVRREDTFDVVGALARQLPMRVLGKMLGVPDEDGPWLVSRGDALIGNTDPEFTDTPVGVTNTDAYRLMPFRSPVSRELFAYAAEQARRRREQPGDDVISVLLRPTRDGRPLSDDEFKNFFTLLVAAGNDTTRYSIAAGMLALLERPSLLAELRDHPELTAGAVEEMLRWSTVTMHFRRTATRETELGGRRIAAGDKVLMWYIAGNHDERHFDRPGEFDIRRRPNDHLAFGLKGPHKCLGEHLARLEMRVFFEELLPALADIRLNGEVARLRSNFIAGVKRLPVAVAWT is encoded by the coding sequence ATGGCCGACGACACGCACGCGAACATCCTCGACCCGGACGTCTACGTCGGCGGGGTGCCCCACGCCACGTTCGCGCGGCTCCGGGACGAGGATCCGGTCAGCTGGTGGCCCGAAGCCGATGGCCCGGGCCTGTGGGCGGTGACGCGCTACGACGACGTGGTGGCCGTGAGCCACCAGGCGCAGACCTTCTCGTCGGCCCGCGGCATCCGGCTCGAAGACATGCGGCCCGACGAGCTCGCCGCGCGCCGCACGCTGATGGAGCTGGACCCGCCGGAGCACACGACGCTCCGGAAGCTCGTGCAGCGGCCCTTCTCGTACCGCGAGGTCGCCACGTACGAGACGGCGCTTCGCCTGATGACGCGTGCCCTGATCGACGAGGTGCGGCGGGAAGACACCTTCGACGTCGTGGGCGCGCTGGCGCGCCAGCTGCCGATGCGCGTCCTCGGGAAGATGCTGGGCGTACCCGACGAGGACGGCCCGTGGCTCGTGAGTCGCGGCGACGCCCTCATCGGCAACACCGATCCGGAGTTCACCGACACGCCCGTCGGCGTCACCAACACCGACGCCTACCGCCTGATGCCGTTCCGCAGTCCCGTGAGCCGCGAGCTCTTCGCCTACGCGGCGGAGCAGGCCCGCCGGCGGCGCGAACAGCCCGGCGACGACGTGATCTCGGTGCTGCTCCGCCCGACGCGCGACGGGCGTCCGCTGAGCGACGACGAGTTCAAGAACTTCTTCACGCTGCTGGTGGCGGCCGGCAACGACACCACGCGCTACTCCATCGCCGCCGGCATGCTGGCGCTGCTGGAGCGGCCGTCGCTCCTGGCCGAGCTCCGCGACCATCCAGAGCTGACGGCCGGCGCCGTCGAGGAGATGCTGCGCTGGAGCACCGTGACCATGCACTTCCGGCGGACGGCCACGCGCGAGACGGAGCTGGGCGGCCGCCGCATCGCGGCCGGCGACAAGGTGCTCATGTGGTACATCGCCGGGAACCACGACGAGCGGCATTTCGACCGGCCTGGCGAGTTCGACATCCGGAGGCGCCCCAACGACCACCTGGCGTTCGGCCTCAAGGGCCCGCACAAGTGCCTGGGTGAGCACCTGGCCAGGCTCGAGATGCGCGTGTTCTTCGAAGAGCTGCTGCCGGCGCTGGCCGACATCCGCCTGAACGGCGAGGTGGCGCGGCTGCGCTCGAACTTCATCGCCGGGGTGAAGCGCCTGCCCGTGGCCGTGGCCTGGACGTAG
- a CDS encoding DinB family protein, translated as MTPEQSLASTAVQSWTINIGRAEKLFLGLADEEMAKTVAPGRNRLVYLFGHLIAVHDAMLPLLGIGDRLHPELDAAYLEEADSNRADAVPPSDLKRFWAEVHTALRTGFERFTPEDWTARHTAMSDADHAANPLRNRLAVLLNRTAHLAYHMGQCALAPK; from the coding sequence ATGACACCAGAGCAGTCCCTGGCCTCCACCGCCGTCCAGTCGTGGACGATCAACATCGGCCGCGCCGAGAAGCTCTTCCTGGGGCTCGCCGACGAGGAGATGGCGAAGACCGTGGCGCCTGGCAGGAACCGTCTCGTCTACCTGTTCGGCCACCTCATTGCCGTGCACGACGCCATGCTGCCGCTGCTCGGCATCGGCGACCGCCTGCACCCCGAGCTCGATGCCGCGTATCTGGAGGAGGCCGATTCGAACCGGGCCGACGCGGTGCCGCCCTCGGATCTCAAGCGCTTCTGGGCGGAGGTGCACACCGCGCTCCGGACCGGGTTCGAACGCTTCACCCCCGAGGACTGGACGGCGCGGCACACGGCCATGTCCGACGCCGACCACGCCGCCAACCCCCTGCGCAACCGCCTCGCGGTGCTGCTGAATCGCACGGCGCATCTCGCCTACCACATGGGCCAGTGCGCGCTGGCGCCGAAGTAG
- a CDS encoding glutamine synthetase family protein: MPDYTRIRALFPDHLGLARGKYLPARQAAAGTRHCLSLFALNFDRTMVPAPGAKMLEGLPDCDLTFAMDEVRPGWEDGTGVVVGDLSFHGAPLAIAPRHVLRKAVEDWKALGYRAKVGIELEAFVLQPDGKGGWTEWDTPTAYVYGTGPAVDPAGLIDDLMRTAEACRLPVESINSEYDTPQFELTLVYDDALKAVDDVFLFKVMARELAHRKGLLLTFIGKPFADRGGSGFHVNLSLEDAGGANALADPAAPDGLSPLAHQAIAGMLAHFEASAGICAPTVNAYKRLKPAQLAGYWANWGYDHRGASIRVPHERGRATRLEHRMPDGAANPYLATAAVLQAARLGVVGGLTLQPPEEQDCLTSQSATRHVPASLALALDALEADTALVEAIGPELVAQFVAVKRGEWEKFAAAVTDWELRTYLPFL, translated from the coding sequence GTGCCCGACTACACCCGTATCCGCGCGCTCTTCCCCGACCACCTCGGCCTGGCCCGCGGCAAGTACCTGCCGGCGCGGCAGGCGGCCGCCGGGACGCGGCACTGCCTGTCGCTCTTCGCCCTGAACTTCGATCGCACGATGGTGCCGGCGCCAGGCGCGAAGATGCTCGAAGGGCTCCCCGACTGCGATCTCACGTTCGCGATGGACGAGGTCCGGCCCGGCTGGGAAGACGGCACCGGCGTGGTCGTGGGCGACCTGTCGTTTCACGGCGCGCCGCTCGCCATCGCGCCCAGGCACGTGCTGCGCAAGGCCGTGGAGGACTGGAAGGCGCTCGGGTATCGCGCGAAGGTCGGCATCGAGCTGGAAGCGTTCGTCCTGCAGCCCGACGGCAAGGGCGGCTGGACGGAATGGGACACGCCGACCGCGTACGTGTACGGCACGGGTCCCGCGGTGGACCCGGCCGGCCTCATCGACGACCTGATGCGCACGGCCGAGGCGTGCCGCCTGCCGGTGGAATCGATCAACTCGGAATACGACACGCCGCAGTTCGAGCTGACCCTCGTCTACGACGACGCGCTCAAGGCCGTGGACGACGTGTTCCTGTTCAAGGTGATGGCGCGCGAGCTGGCGCACCGGAAGGGGCTGCTGCTGACGTTCATCGGCAAGCCGTTCGCCGATCGCGGCGGGAGCGGCTTCCACGTGAATCTCTCGCTCGAGGACGCCGGCGGCGCGAACGCCCTTGCGGATCCGGCGGCGCCCGACGGGCTGTCGCCGCTCGCCCACCAGGCCATCGCCGGCATGCTGGCCCACTTCGAGGCGTCGGCCGGCATCTGCGCGCCCACCGTGAACGCCTACAAGCGCCTCAAGCCGGCGCAGCTCGCGGGCTACTGGGCGAACTGGGGCTACGACCACCGCGGCGCGTCCATCCGCGTGCCGCACGAGCGCGGCCGGGCGACGCGCCTGGAGCACCGCATGCCCGACGGCGCCGCCAATCCGTACCTGGCCACGGCCGCCGTGCTCCAGGCGGCGCGCCTCGGCGTCGTCGGCGGCCTGACGCTCCAGCCGCCTGAGGAGCAGGACTGCCTGACATCGCAGAGCGCCACGCGCCACGTGCCCGCCAGCCTGGCGCTGGCCCTCGACGCGCTCGAGGCCGACACGGCGCTCGTGGAGGCCATCGGCCCCGAGCTGGTCGCGCAGTTCGTGGCCGTGAAGCGGGGCGAGTGGGAGAAGTTCGCCGCCGCCGTCACCGACTGGGAGCTCAGGACCTACCTGCCGTTCCTGTGA
- a CDS encoding DUF1801 domain-containing protein, which yields MTRAKRATGKTTAKTTARTRTATRKTVRTSTAAAPRAAGSPSRLIDKRIASLDDWRGRTLARVRAIIHKADPEAVETWKWRGVPVWEHDGIICTGETYKAAVKLTFAHGAALPDPARLFNASLGGGTRRAIDIHEGEAIDEKALKALVRAAVSLNVTRASRRSR from the coding sequence ATGACCCGAGCGAAGAGGGCGACGGGGAAGACCACCGCCAAAACCACCGCCAGGACCCGGACCGCCACGAGGAAGACCGTCAGGACATCGACGGCCGCGGCGCCCAGGGCCGCGGGCTCGCCGTCCCGGCTCATCGACAAGCGGATCGCGTCGCTCGACGACTGGCGCGGACGGACGCTCGCGCGCGTGCGCGCCATCATCCACAAGGCCGATCCCGAGGCCGTCGAGACCTGGAAGTGGCGCGGCGTCCCGGTGTGGGAGCACGACGGCATCATCTGCACCGGCGAGACCTACAAAGCCGCCGTGAAGCTGACCTTCGCGCACGGAGCGGCGCTCCCGGATCCGGCGCGCCTCTTCAACGCCAGCCTCGGGGGAGGCACGCGGCGGGCGATCGACATCCATGAAGGCGAGGCGATCGACGAGAAGGCCTTGAAGGCGCTCGTTCGCGCGGCCGTCTCGCTGAACGTGACCCGCGCCAGCCGTCGTTCGCGATGA
- a CDS encoding metallophosphoesterase, whose product MARRCLAAVAVAAAVLTTAACVGFVPYDLEALPSAPAPPDLSQRSRLVFVVVGDSGRGNDAQRAVGQLMQTVCAALSCDFAIAPGDLIYERGVHLQREGQAWDPQFTSKFEAPFGGLTFPFWSVPGNHDWATPGSVQAEINYTNASDRWRMPFNHFPIERLPAWIRIYGLDTVLIDEAASRPDERVEADQQLADAKAYLCGGDATPTWRLAFGHHPLYSSGQHGREANNLANLRRRLGGLIEACNVQVYFAGHEHMQELLRVSGPTARPALAFVQVIQGAGSEARTNDRPQPETGVTTWGVKREPGFGLVQVDREQMTVEYYGTRSSPRSDGRAPAPILAFSLRPESVSTLQLLERVTRPTGH is encoded by the coding sequence ATGGCGCGCCGGTGCCTGGCGGCCGTCGCCGTCGCCGCTGCCGTCCTGACGACCGCGGCCTGCGTCGGCTTCGTCCCGTACGACCTCGAAGCGCTGCCGTCGGCGCCCGCGCCGCCCGACCTGTCACAGCGCAGCCGCCTCGTGTTCGTGGTCGTCGGCGATTCCGGACGCGGCAACGACGCCCAGCGGGCCGTGGGCCAGCTCATGCAGACGGTGTGCGCGGCCCTGTCCTGCGACTTCGCGATCGCGCCGGGCGACCTCATCTACGAGCGGGGCGTCCACCTCCAGCGCGAGGGCCAGGCCTGGGACCCGCAGTTCACGAGCAAGTTCGAGGCCCCGTTCGGCGGCCTGACGTTCCCGTTCTGGTCAGTGCCCGGCAACCACGACTGGGCGACGCCCGGGTCGGTCCAGGCGGAGATCAACTACACGAATGCCAGCGACCGCTGGCGGATGCCGTTCAACCACTTTCCGATCGAGCGCCTGCCGGCGTGGATCCGCATCTACGGCCTGGACACGGTCCTGATCGACGAGGCCGCGTCCCGGCCCGACGAGCGCGTCGAGGCCGACCAGCAGCTCGCCGACGCGAAGGCGTACCTGTGCGGCGGCGACGCCACGCCGACGTGGCGGCTGGCGTTCGGCCATCACCCGCTCTACTCCAGCGGGCAGCACGGGCGCGAGGCCAACAACCTGGCGAACCTGCGGCGGCGGCTCGGCGGCCTCATCGAAGCCTGCAACGTCCAGGTCTACTTCGCCGGCCACGAGCACATGCAGGAGCTGCTCCGGGTGTCCGGCCCCACGGCGCGGCCGGCGCTGGCGTTCGTGCAGGTCATCCAGGGCGCCGGCTCGGAGGCCCGGACGAACGACCGGCCCCAGCCGGAAACGGGCGTGACGACCTGGGGTGTCAAGCGGGAGCCCGGCTTCGGGCTGGTGCAGGTCGACCGTGAGCAGATGACGGTGGAGTACTACGGCACCCGATCGAGCCCCCGCTCGGACGGCCGGGCACCGGCGCCGATCCTCGCCTTTTCGCTTCGGCCCGAGAGCGTGTCCACGCTGCAGCTGCTCGAGCGGGTCACCCGGCCCACAGGACACTAG
- a CDS encoding RidA family protein: MAREILFTAKAPAPPPTYSQAVRAAGLIFVSGTAPVDPATGQLSGTTIQEQTRQCLANIAAILADAGSAMEKLVSVTVILADEDDFPGMNEEWRRWFPTDPPARQGAKLPARIPGLKISIAAIAEA, translated from the coding sequence ATGGCGAGAGAGATTCTCTTCACGGCGAAGGCCCCAGCGCCCCCGCCCACCTACAGCCAGGCCGTGCGGGCCGCAGGCTTGATCTTCGTGTCCGGAACCGCGCCTGTCGATCCGGCCACCGGACAGCTGTCCGGCACGACGATCCAGGAACAGACGCGCCAGTGCCTGGCCAACATCGCGGCCATCCTGGCGGATGCGGGAAGCGCCATGGAGAAGCTCGTCAGCGTCACGGTCATCCTGGCGGACGAGGACGACTTTCCCGGGATGAACGAGGAATGGCGGCGCTGGTTTCCGACGGATCCGCCGGCACGCCAGGGCGCCAAGCTGCCCGCGCGCATCCCGGGCCTGAAGATCTCCATCGCGGCCATCGCCGAGGCGTAG
- a CDS encoding ATP-binding protein, with protein MCRTEASVAVPSAGRRRLDAYTTTVTVLGGALLIGRLPAAATADPWWFVGLLAAAVATSLYKVSLQLPLGGASLTLGLAPGFAGLLTVGPAATSVVVGAGIWTQSTFRTASGQPLPLRRRLFSVACGAITVEAAGLAFASAGGVPHRFAPVALPLTAAALVYFSINTWLVAGAVALETGRSVRAVWREGFLWSAPGYFVPAAGVGAGLVLAHEVGPAALLLSAAPLLITFRAYQVYMGRLAADREQLRAARDYTRGILQSMNELLFVVAPDGRITTTNPAACDALGYAPGGLEGLPIDRVLVGPSEAGAEASRGVERLLWTKAGEQVPVLLSTSPLTAEGTDQAGTVWVALDIRDRIRMEREERRRIEHQQQQQAALAELARDTALHAGDFDQAARTLTAAAARLVPATRADLWLLDADGRAASVDSHDAARRTHQVLPRTWHLGAIPRLGPALASRRVVTADAGHPRAEGWTLPGTWEGAPPATVALAPIRHDGRTIGVLGMSQAGAARAWTADEQQVLASLADLASIAIAARNRHVAQQELERAKNAAEAASVAKSAFVANMSHELRTPLNAIIGYTGLLKEECEESGSPAAQLADLTRIETAAHHLLGLVNDVLDFSKIEAGKMTVHVEAVDVAALVRDVTTTCAPAASKNGNRLESALDLDLGPFHTDALRLRQVLLNLVGNACKFTADGTIQVRVRGQRDDGRSWLAVEVADTGIGMSPDQVAGLFAEFVQADASTTRRFGGTGLGLAISHRFCRLMGGTLTAASEPGRGSTFSVRLPDLAGARDGVAIPPPGAVA; from the coding sequence ATGTGTCGCACCGAGGCGTCCGTGGCGGTGCCCTCCGCGGGGCGCCGTCGCCTGGACGCCTACACCACCACCGTCACCGTCCTGGGCGGCGCCCTGCTCATCGGGCGGTTGCCGGCCGCGGCGACAGCGGATCCCTGGTGGTTCGTCGGACTTCTCGCGGCCGCCGTCGCGACCTCGCTGTACAAGGTGAGCCTCCAGTTGCCGCTCGGCGGGGCCTCGCTGACGCTGGGCCTGGCGCCGGGCTTCGCGGGGCTCCTCACGGTCGGTCCGGCCGCGACCTCGGTGGTGGTCGGCGCCGGCATCTGGACCCAGAGCACCTTCCGGACCGCCAGCGGCCAGCCGCTCCCGCTTCGCCGGCGCCTCTTCAGCGTCGCGTGCGGCGCGATCACGGTGGAGGCCGCGGGGCTCGCCTTCGCGAGCGCCGGCGGCGTGCCGCACCGTTTCGCCCCGGTCGCCCTGCCGCTCACCGCGGCCGCCCTCGTGTATTTCTCGATCAACACGTGGCTCGTCGCCGGGGCCGTGGCGCTCGAGACCGGGCGGTCGGTGCGCGCGGTGTGGCGGGAGGGCTTCCTATGGAGCGCGCCCGGCTACTTCGTGCCCGCCGCGGGGGTCGGCGCCGGCCTCGTGCTGGCGCACGAGGTCGGCCCGGCGGCGCTGCTGCTGTCGGCGGCGCCTCTGCTCATCACCTTTCGTGCCTACCAGGTGTACATGGGACGCCTGGCGGCGGACCGCGAACAGCTCCGGGCGGCCCGCGACTACACGCGCGGCATCCTCCAGTCGATGAACGAGCTACTCTTCGTCGTGGCGCCGGACGGGCGCATCACGACGACGAACCCCGCCGCCTGCGACGCGCTCGGGTACGCCCCCGGCGGCCTCGAGGGCCTGCCAATCGATCGGGTGCTCGTGGGCCCGTCCGAGGCCGGCGCGGAGGCGTCGCGCGGCGTGGAGCGGCTGCTGTGGACGAAGGCCGGCGAGCAGGTGCCGGTCCTGCTGTCCACCTCGCCGCTGACCGCGGAGGGCACGGACCAGGCCGGCACGGTGTGGGTGGCGCTCGACATCCGCGACCGCATCCGGATGGAGCGCGAGGAGCGGCGGCGCATCGAGCACCAGCAGCAGCAGCAGGCCGCCCTGGCCGAACTGGCTCGGGACACGGCCCTGCACGCCGGCGACTTCGACCAGGCCGCGCGGACGCTGACCGCGGCGGCGGCACGCCTGGTCCCGGCGACACGCGCGGACCTGTGGCTCCTCGACGCCGACGGACGCGCCGCGTCCGTGGACAGCCACGACGCCGCGCGCCGCACGCACCAGGTCCTGCCCCGCACGTGGCACCTCGGGGCGATCCCGCGGCTCGGGCCGGCGCTGGCGTCGCGCCGCGTCGTGACGGCCGACGCGGGCCACCCGCGCGCGGAGGGATGGACGCTGCCGGGCACCTGGGAGGGCGCGCCTCCCGCGACCGTGGCGCTGGCGCCGATCCGGCACGACGGGCGGACGATCGGCGTCCTCGGCATGTCGCAGGCCGGCGCCGCGCGCGCGTGGACGGCCGACGAGCAGCAGGTCCTCGCCTCGCTGGCCGACCTCGCCTCGATCGCCATCGCCGCCCGCAACCGTCACGTGGCGCAGCAGGAACTGGAGCGCGCGAAGAACGCCGCCGAGGCCGCGAGCGTGGCCAAGAGCGCGTTTGTCGCCAACATGAGCCACGAGCTCAGGACGCCGCTGAACGCCATCATCGGCTACACGGGCCTGCTCAAGGAGGAGTGCGAGGAGAGCGGCAGCCCGGCCGCGCAGCTCGCCGACCTGACCCGGATCGAGACGGCCGCGCACCACCTCCTGGGTCTCGTGAACGACGTGCTCGACTTCTCGAAGATCGAAGCGGGCAAGATGACGGTCCACGTCGAGGCGGTGGACGTCGCCGCGCTGGTGCGCGACGTGACCACGACCTGCGCGCCGGCCGCCAGCAAGAACGGCAACCGGCTCGAGTCGGCGCTCGACCTGGATCTCGGCCCGTTCCACACCGACGCGCTCCGGTTGCGGCAGGTACTGCTGAACCTGGTCGGCAACGCGTGCAAGTTCACGGCGGACGGCACGATCCAGGTTCGCGTCCGGGGTCAGCGCGACGACGGGCGCTCGTGGCTGGCCGTGGAGGTCGCCGACACCGGCATCGGCATGTCGCCCGACCAGGTGGCGGGCCTCTTCGCCGAGTTCGTGCAGGCCGACGCGTCCACGACGCGCCGCTTCGGCGGGACGGGCCTGGGCCTGGCGATCAGCCACCGCTTCTGCCGGCTCATGGGCGGCACGCTCACGGCGGCGAGCGAGCCCGGCCGCGGCTCCACGTTCTCGGTGCGGCTGCCGGATCTCGCCGGCGCGCGCGACGGGGTGGCGATCCCGCCGCCGGGCGCCGTCGCCTGA